In Clostridium sp., one DNA window encodes the following:
- a CDS encoding VCBS repeat-containing protein: MKLRVIFLKRKHLFFVVPLIIFTLIILFIVYKNCFQDASPSFSNILEDKTLKADFNGDGIDDKLYVKQAGNKYMIKVKMKDKVYDLTTDDSLSTISSYYPYWPLRITIMDVSRDRIPEIFIQGSLGKNSLQRIFVFNGNKFENILSNSNNILGFIDCTNNRTPKIITGKFQGNNMILTNYILLNYKFKNYNLQDNNTFVGKDTVSTFIDFIQKLPASRSYMPDNIFSSNLANEDLYSIDKLATANNSYIFQDAIFMEKKCDNKGNTSELSWILNFKGISNSNNSVIKNYTVKLVLVSDSSSTESNHFKIVSIY, from the coding sequence ATGAAATTAAGAGTAATATTTCTAAAAAGAAAGCATCTATTTTTTGTAGTTCCATTAATAATTTTTACATTAATTATACTATTTATAGTATATAAAAACTGTTTTCAGGATGCCTCTCCTTCATTCAGCAACATATTGGAAGACAAGACACTAAAGGCAGATTTCAATGGCGATGGAATAGATGATAAATTATATGTAAAGCAAGCTGGAAACAAGTACATGATAAAAGTGAAGATGAAAGATAAAGTATACGATTTAACTACGGATGACAGTCTATCCACGATAAGCAGCTATTATCCCTATTGGCCCCTTAGAATAACCATAATGGACGTATCAAGAGACAGAATTCCCGAGATATTCATTCAGGGATCCCTCGGCAAAAACTCGCTTCAGAGAATTTTTGTTTTTAATGGCAATAAATTTGAAAACATTCTTTCCAATTCTAACAACATACTTGGATTTATAGATTGTACCAATAATAGGACTCCTAAAATTATTACAGGAAAATTTCAGGGGAACAATATGATCCTCACAAATTACATACTTTTAAATTATAAGTTTAAAAACTATAATTTACAGGACAATAACACTTTTGTAGGAAAGGATACTGTTTCAACTTTCATAGATTTTATTCAAAAGCTTCCAGCAAGCAGGTCCTATATGCCAGACAACATTTTTTCTTCCAATTTGGCTAATGAGGATCTGTATTCGATAGATAAACTTGCCACTGCAAATAATTCCTACATATTTCAAGATGCAATATTTATGGAAAAAAAATGCGACAATAAAGGAAATACCTCAGAACTATCCTGGATACTGAACTTTAAGGGCATATCAAATTCAAATAACTCGGTAATAAAAAATTATACTGTAAAACTAGTCCTTGTATCCGACTCCAGCAGTACCGAGTCCAATCATTTCAAAATTGTTTCAATATATTAA
- the cobC gene encoding alpha-ribazole phosphatase, producing the protein MNLYFVRHGETEANKDKLYYGGNESSLTEKGRGQAEKLSKLLKNIQFDYIYISEKKRTLETAKIIVKEDFKRFIIDSRINEMNLGKFEGKNYNCIKEFYPKQWEDWCRHWKTAVPPGGESYLQFYTRVKSFLEGILKNNRGENILVVTHAGVIKSIYCYILNNTMDFFWKFASHNGDLSIIKYEYENLYIDSIICLDRLNGIV; encoded by the coding sequence ATGAACCTATATTTTGTACGTCATGGCGAGACTGAAGCAAATAAAGACAAGTTATATTATGGAGGAAATGAATCCAGCCTCACCGAAAAAGGCAGGGGCCAGGCTGAAAAGCTATCTAAACTGTTGAAAAATATACAATTTGACTATATATACATAAGTGAAAAAAAAAGAACTCTTGAAACTGCAAAGATAATTGTAAAAGAAGATTTTAAGAGATTCATAATTGACAGCAGAATAAATGAAATGAATTTAGGAAAATTTGAAGGTAAAAATTATAACTGTATAAAAGAGTTTTATCCAAAACAATGGGAAGATTGGTGCCGACACTGGAAAACGGCTGTGCCTCCGGGAGGTGAAAGCTATCTTCAGTTTTATACCAGGGTTAAAAGTTTTTTGGAGGGCATCTTGAAAAATAATAGAGGAGAAAATATACTTGTTGTAACCCATGCAGGAGTTATAAAGTCTATATACTGTTATATATTAAACAATACTATGGATTTTTTCTGGAAGTTTGCATCTCACAACGGTGATTTGTCAATTATAAAATATGAATATGAAAATTTGTATATTGATAGTATAATATGTTTGGATAGATTAAATGGTATAGTATGA
- a CDS encoding DUF1858 domain-containing protein, whose protein sequence is MASKVTKDMTIGEVLRINPAYAETLMSFGMGCIGCPASLAETIEEAAMVHGVDVNGLVEALNSETVQQ, encoded by the coding sequence ATGGCTAGTAAAGTCACTAAAGATATGACTATTGGAGAAGTTCTCAGAATTAATCCTGCGTATGCAGAAACACTTATGAGTTTTGGAATGGGATGCATTGGCTGCCCTGCATCACTTGCAGAAACTATAGAAGAAGCTGCTATGGTACATGGAGTAGACGTTAATGGACTGGTTGAAGCGTTGAATTCGGAAACAGTTCAGCAATAA
- a CDS encoding ABC transporter substrate-binding protein: MNYKKVILFFLILVFPFNLNGCSVYSREQSQQKQLNLYIGVKDRESLNIIKILTDFYQKQNPDVKLNINNIIGDRVDDNVSSENDILFIDRNDMLNLAQKGLIADMKNFYKENDIATKYYSILKVYGRFNDKYYGVPIMPCTLEFLYNKNSFHKLDIKTPVTLDDFENILKKLGSRKIPAVLDENVDINNAIFSIVSNNNLIPMRKLENIYGSSAKEYEKLSYIQNVFKDIDTLVKNNVINENTFEVGSELDIDKLKNGAMPMVMASSYYVRDLDGEDIGTISDSLSSMKIPVMSNVLMCMPTNGNNTDEAGQFMKFSFDDKMQKEFLKRGYITCNKDVNSKNKGIKKSIALHMKNSFEDNISIIYNIPSKMRNDISAKIDDIFLGKYTGNEWKEIVEKEQQ, translated from the coding sequence ATGAACTATAAGAAAGTAATACTGTTCTTTTTGATATTGGTTTTTCCCTTTAATTTAAATGGCTGTTCTGTGTACAGCAGGGAACAGTCTCAGCAGAAACAGCTTAATTTATATATAGGAGTAAAAGATAGAGAATCTTTAAATATAATAAAAATTTTAACGGATTTTTACCAAAAACAAAATCCAGATGTAAAACTCAATATAAATAATATTATAGGAGACAGGGTGGATGACAATGTAAGCAGTGAGAATGACATATTGTTTATTGACAGAAATGATATGTTGAATCTGGCACAAAAGGGCCTGATAGCGGATATGAAAAATTTTTATAAAGAAAATGATATTGCAACAAAATATTATTCAATACTAAAGGTATACGGCAGGTTCAACGATAAATATTATGGAGTACCGATTATGCCATGTACCCTAGAATTTTTGTACAACAAAAATTCTTTTCATAAACTTGACATAAAAACACCAGTTACTTTAGATGATTTTGAAAATATACTGAAAAAGCTTGGTTCAAGGAAAATACCTGCAGTTCTGGATGAGAATGTAGATATAAATAATGCAATTTTTTCCATAGTATCAAATAATAATTTAATACCAATGAGAAAACTTGAGAATATATATGGCAGCAGTGCAAAAGAATATGAAAAATTATCATATATACAGAATGTTTTTAAGGATATTGATACCCTTGTTAAGAATAATGTAATAAATGAAAATACATTTGAAGTTGGAAGTGAGTTGGACATTGATAAGTTAAAAAATGGTGCAATGCCCATGGTTATGGCATCTTCATATTATGTAAGAGATCTTGACGGAGAAGATATAGGAACTATAAGCGACAGCTTGTCAAGCATGAAAATACCTGTTATGTCAAATGTATTGATGTGTATGCCTACAAATGGGAACAATACTGATGAAGCAGGACAATTCATGAAGTTTAGTTTTGATGATAAAATGCAGAAGGAGTTCCTAAAAAGAGGATATATTACATGCAATAAAGATGTGAACAGTAAAAATAAGGGAATAAAAAAGAGTATAGCATTACATATGAAAAATAGTTTTGAAGACAATATATCAATTATATATAATATCCCGAGCAAAATGAGAAATGATATATCTGCCAAAATAGATGATATATTTTTAGGAAAATATACAGGAAATGAATGGAAAGAGATAGTGGAAAAAGAGCAGCAGTAA
- a CDS encoding FAD:protein FMN transferase — MKKKNFIAVLLILFMLPLYGCKDNTQEEPISKTEYMLGTICTITVYDDKPESVIDKAFARVKQIENKMSANKAGTELDAVSKASGKGYVKVSDDTFYVLEKGKYYSQKSGGAFDITIGPLVKLWGIGTDNEKLPGEEEIQNSKALVNYKDLLLDYKNKKVMLARKGMSLDLGGIAKGYAADEAARILKQNGVKHAIINLGGNVLAINNNVNGDPWKIGIQDPFQTRGNVVASIKVTNKTVVTSGIYERYFKKNGKIYHHILNPFTGYPMDNNLASVTLVTNTSIDADAMTKNIFYLGTDKGMKYAENIPELEAIFVTKDKKIYITDGLKNNFNIVDTEYKLMN; from the coding sequence ATGAAAAAGAAAAATTTTATTGCGGTTTTGTTAATATTGTTCATGTTGCCATTGTATGGCTGCAAGGACAATACTCAGGAGGAACCAATTTCGAAAACTGAATATATGCTTGGAACTATCTGTACTATAACCGTATATGATGATAAACCTGAATCTGTAATTGATAAAGCATTTGCAAGGGTAAAACAGATTGAAAATAAGATGAGTGCCAACAAAGCAGGTACTGAATTGGATGCAGTATCAAAGGCATCTGGAAAAGGTTATGTAAAAGTTTCAGATGATACTTTTTATGTACTGGAAAAAGGTAAATATTATTCGCAGAAATCAGGTGGGGCATTTGATATAACGATTGGTCCGCTGGTAAAATTATGGGGAATTGGAACTGACAATGAAAAATTGCCAGGTGAAGAGGAGATTCAAAATAGCAAGGCCCTTGTAAATTATAAAGATCTTCTACTGGATTATAAAAATAAAAAGGTCATGCTGGCAAGAAAAGGAATGTCACTTGACTTAGGTGGAATAGCAAAAGGATATGCTGCAGATGAAGCAGCCAGGATATTAAAACAAAATGGAGTTAAGCATGCAATAATAAATTTAGGAGGAAATGTTCTGGCAATAAACAACAATGTAAATGGGGATCCATGGAAGATCGGCATACAGGATCCTTTCCAGACTAGAGGAAACGTAGTTGCCTCCATAAAAGTTACAAACAAGACAGTAGTTACTTCTGGAATTTATGAGAGATACTTTAAAAAGAACGGTAAAATATATCATCATATATTGAATCCATTTACAGGATATCCAATGGATAATAATCTGGCTAGTGTAACGTTGGTTACAAATACTTCAATAGATGCGGATGCGATGACTAAAAATATATTTTATCTAGGTACTGACAAGGGAATGAAGTATGCGGAAAATATACCGGAATTGGAGGCAATATTTGTAACCAAGGATAAAAAGATATATATAACGGATGGATTGAAAAATAATTTTAATATAGTGGACACAGAATATAAGTTGATGAATTAA
- the lon gene encoding endopeptidase La, with product MDENLEVMPLIPLRGITVFPYMVLHFDVGREKSKLALENAMLNGQKVFLSSQKEYSEEEPHSEDIYTVGTICNIKQILKLSKGNVRVLVEGEKRGLLKKYIDEDPFFKVEVEVMEDDRVIDNNYKALIKYTIEAFSEYIKLSDDNLSESIVTMNDVDNPDRMADIISSYLILDHDKKQELLETYKTEERLKKILAILVDEIEILKVENKIGIEVRKNIDKSQKDYYLREQLKAIQEELGEDDENTREITKYKNKISKNKFPKAVKEKVLYEVEKLSKLGSYSTESGIIKTYLDWVIGLPWNIKTKDNLDIKNVRKCLENDHYGLKDVKNRIIEYLAVKKMNRTMKGPILCLVGPPGVGKTSIAKSIAKALNRNFVRMSLGGVRDEAEIRGHRRTYVGSIPGRIIYGIKQAKSNNPLFLLDEIDKMGLDFKGNPADALLEVLDSEQNNTFRDHYLELDFDLSNVLFITTANTLDTIPPALMDRMEIIRISGYTNEEKFHICKKYIIPKQFRENGIEDNKIKFSDSSIYTIIDNYTREFGVRNMERNVASIIRKAIVEILEKNKDRVFVNTTKVKSYLGVDMFSFDKISEDDKIGVVMGMAWTAYGGDTLPVEAVVMPGKGRLELTGQLGDVMKESAKAGYSYIRANYKKYLNIEDDFYKNCDIHIHVPEGAIPKDGPSAGVTMVTAMISALSKKKVKHNVAMTGEITLTGRVLPIGGLKEKSMAAYRAGIDTVIIPRENEKDLVKIPKSIKSKMKYIVADNVDVVLDNALIN from the coding sequence ATGGACGAAAATTTGGAAGTAATGCCTTTGATTCCACTTAGGGGTATTACTGTGTTCCCATATATGGTTTTGCATTTTGATGTAGGTAGGGAAAAATCCAAGCTTGCATTGGAAAATGCCATGCTTAATGGACAGAAAGTATTTTTATCATCCCAAAAGGAATATTCAGAGGAAGAGCCCCATAGTGAAGATATATATACTGTAGGTACAATATGCAATATAAAACAGATATTGAAACTTTCAAAAGGGAATGTAAGGGTGCTCGTAGAAGGGGAAAAAAGGGGCTTATTAAAAAAATACATAGATGAAGACCCTTTTTTTAAAGTTGAAGTTGAAGTAATGGAAGATGATCGAGTTATTGATAATAATTACAAAGCACTTATTAAATATACGATAGAAGCATTTAGCGAATATATAAAATTATCTGACGATAATTTATCTGAATCTATTGTTACAATGAATGACGTGGACAATCCTGACAGGATGGCTGATATTATAAGCTCTTATCTAATATTAGACCACGATAAAAAGCAGGAACTCCTGGAAACCTATAAGACAGAGGAAAGGCTTAAAAAGATACTTGCTATACTAGTCGATGAAATAGAGATATTGAAGGTAGAAAACAAGATAGGTATAGAAGTAAGGAAGAATATAGATAAATCTCAAAAAGATTATTATTTAAGAGAGCAGCTTAAAGCAATACAGGAAGAGCTTGGAGAAGATGATGAAAATACAAGGGAGATAACTAAGTATAAAAACAAAATATCGAAAAATAAGTTCCCAAAGGCAGTAAAGGAAAAGGTTTTGTATGAGGTTGAAAAATTAAGCAAGCTTGGGAGTTATTCTACTGAATCAGGCATAATAAAAACATATCTGGATTGGGTAATTGGCCTGCCGTGGAATATTAAAACCAAAGATAATCTGGATATAAAAAATGTGAGAAAATGTCTTGAAAATGACCACTATGGCCTGAAAGATGTTAAGAATAGGATAATAGAATACCTTGCAGTTAAGAAAATGAACAGGACAATGAAGGGGCCTATTTTATGCCTTGTAGGGCCTCCGGGAGTAGGGAAAACTTCTATTGCAAAATCAATTGCAAAGGCACTAAATAGAAATTTTGTACGGATGTCTCTTGGCGGAGTCAGGGATGAAGCTGAAATAAGAGGACATAGAAGAACTTACGTTGGTTCTATTCCAGGACGGATAATATATGGTATAAAACAGGCTAAATCCAATAATCCTCTGTTTTTGTTAGATGAAATTGACAAAATGGGATTGGATTTTAAGGGAAACCCGGCAGATGCACTTCTTGAAGTTTTGGACAGCGAGCAAAATAATACTTTCAGAGATCATTATCTTGAGCTGGATTTTGACTTGTCTAATGTACTTTTTATAACTACAGCCAATACATTGGATACTATACCGCCTGCTCTTATGGACAGGATGGAGATAATACGAATATCAGGATATACAAATGAAGAGAAGTTTCATATATGCAAAAAGTATATTATTCCAAAACAGTTTAGAGAAAATGGTATAGAAGATAACAAAATTAAATTTTCTGATTCCTCCATATATACGATAATAGACAATTATACAAGGGAATTCGGAGTAAGAAATATGGAAAGAAATGTGGCTTCAATAATAAGAAAGGCAATTGTTGAAATTTTAGAAAAGAATAAAGACAGGGTGTTTGTGAATACTACTAAGGTAAAATCATATTTAGGTGTGGATATGTTCAGTTTTGATAAAATAAGTGAGGATGATAAAATAGGAGTGGTAATGGGAATGGCCTGGACGGCTTACGGTGGTGATACATTACCTGTAGAAGCAGTTGTAATGCCGGGAAAGGGAAGATTGGAACTAACGGGTCAACTTGGAGATGTCATGAAGGAATCTGCAAAAGCAGGATACAGTTATATAAGAGCTAATTATAAAAAATACTTGAATATAGAAGATGACTTTTATAAAAATTGTGACATTCATATACATGTACCAGAAGGTGCTATTCCTAAAGATGGTCCTTCTGCAGGAGTTACAATGGTTACGGCTATGATTTCAGCTTTAAGCAAGAAAAAAGTAAAACACAATGTTGCTATGACAGGGGAAATAACATTGACAGGAAGAGTCCTTCCTATTGGAGGACTTAAGGAAAAAAGTATGGCTGCATACAGGGCAGGAATAGATACGGTTATAATTCCAAGGGAAAATGAGAAGGATCTGGTAAAAATACCTAAAAGCATAAAAAGTAAGATGAAATATATAGTTGCGGATAATGTAGATGTGGTGTTGGACAATGCTTTAATTAATTGA
- a CDS encoding Fur family transcriptional regulator has translation MNNLTGIFREKKLKLTPQRIAVYKYLKSSKDHPSAETIYKALLSDYPTMSLATVYKTLKTLVEVNLIQELNVGEGNFRYDARTNPHPHIQCLCCGKVDDVNGICFSDLNDKIRDKVDYTVISNQVYFYGICSDCRKNQE, from the coding sequence ATGAATAACTTGACAGGCATTTTTAGAGAAAAAAAGCTGAAATTAACTCCACAACGCATAGCCGTATATAAATATTTAAAATCCAGCAAAGATCACCCTTCTGCCGAAACAATATACAAAGCACTACTGTCCGATTATCCGACTATGAGTCTGGCTACCGTGTATAAGACTCTGAAAACTCTAGTTGAAGTAAATTTAATACAGGAGTTAAATGTAGGTGAAGGCAATTTCAGATACGATGCCAGAACCAACCCCCATCCTCATATACAATGTCTCTGCTGTGGGAAAGTGGATGATGTAAACGGAATCTGTTTTTCTGATTTGAATGACAAAATCAGAGACAAAGTCGATTATACAGTCATAAGCAATCAAGTTTATTTTTATGGAATATGCTCAGATTGCAGGAAAAACCAGGAATAG
- the yihA gene encoding ribosome biogenesis GTP-binding protein YihA/YsxC: protein MEIKQAEFIISAAKKNQYPKDNVNEVAFVGRSNAGKSSLINTLVNRKKLAKTSSTPGKTRLVNFFLINEKFYFVDLPGYGYAKISKSQKNNWKEIIESYLLKRKQLKAIVLLLDSRHKPTADDVTMYRWIVYYNYKAIVVATKIDKISRNQLAKNLKIIRETLNLKPQDDLFTFSSLNKQGKDELLNEIGRILEGDKPE from the coding sequence TTGGAGATAAAACAGGCTGAGTTTATAATATCTGCAGCAAAAAAAAATCAATATCCAAAGGACAACGTAAATGAAGTAGCATTTGTTGGAAGATCCAATGCGGGAAAATCATCTTTAATAAATACCCTTGTGAATAGAAAAAAATTGGCTAAAACGAGTAGTACTCCTGGAAAAACAAGACTTGTAAATTTTTTTCTAATAAATGAAAAATTCTATTTTGTAGATTTGCCGGGATATGGTTATGCAAAGATTTCAAAATCTCAGAAGAATAATTGGAAGGAGATAATAGAATCATATCTTCTTAAAAGGAAGCAGCTAAAAGCTATAGTACTGCTTCTGGATTCAAGGCATAAACCAACAGCAGATGATGTTACAATGTATAGATGGATAGTATACTATAATTATAAGGCCATAGTTGTAGCAACAAAAATAGATAAAATATCCAGGAACCAGCTGGCTAAAAATTTAAAAATTATAAGAGAAACACTGAACTTAAAACCACAGGATGATTTGTTTACTTTCTCATCTTTAAATAAACAGGGCAAAGATGAACTCCTAAATGAAATTGGACGTATATTGGAAGGTGATAAACCTGAATAA
- the cobS gene encoding adenosylcobinamide-GDP ribazoletransferase has protein sequence MKKMFNNFLLMIQFMTRININRNLDCQEENFKWGSIFMPVIGLIIGGIQWITYKLLVNVLPMNISVTAVILAGILLTGAMHMDGFGDMCDGFFAFKGRDKIIEIMKDSRVGTYSCIAIVMDILFKYNLLCYIAPVFSVSIIIAPVISRLSTLFLVSVCKPAKSTGTGNLFMDSVNISQFFAGTAISAGILLSVVAVDPKYLVLLVISAIMISFCFSLYCKRKIGGMTGDLLGANNEIIEISILVIISIMMG, from the coding sequence GTGAAAAAAATGTTCAACAACTTTTTGCTTATGATTCAGTTCATGACAAGAATCAATATAAATAGAAATCTAGATTGTCAGGAGGAAAATTTTAAGTGGGGATCTATATTTATGCCTGTAATTGGACTTATTATAGGGGGGATACAATGGATTACATATAAGCTTTTGGTAAATGTACTGCCTATGAATATCTCTGTAACAGCTGTTATTTTAGCCGGTATCCTGCTGACTGGTGCTATGCACATGGATGGGTTTGGAGACATGTGTGATGGCTTTTTTGCATTTAAAGGCAGAGATAAAATAATAGAAATAATGAAAGACAGCAGGGTTGGAACTTATTCCTGCATAGCAATTGTAATGGACATACTTTTTAAGTATAATTTATTATGTTATATAGCTCCTGTATTTTCGGTGTCCATAATAATTGCTCCAGTAATATCCAGACTATCTACACTGTTTCTTGTATCTGTTTGTAAACCGGCCAAGAGTACAGGTACAGGGAATTTGTTCATGGACTCTGTAAATATAAGTCAATTTTTTGCAGGTACAGCAATAAGTGCCGGAATTTTATTGTCTGTAGTTGCTGTTGATCCAAAATATTTAGTGCTGCTTGTAATTTCGGCAATTATGATATCGTTCTGTTTTAGCTTATATTGTAAAAGGAAAATTGGCGGTATGACCGGGGATTTGCTTGGTGCAAATAACGAGATTATAGAAATATCAATACTTGTTATAATATCTATAATGATGGGATAA
- a CDS encoding CPBP family intramembrane glutamic endopeptidase — protein sequence MAAISYLVIIIILLAQSAIASSFKIDLSQQQEIVTHMSGMPLIKFVLMMPVVILFAPVLEEFVFRWMFFEKIFKKRLGIYAAAILSSLIFSFVHFSLSAFSIILWIGIYNCYLAHKKGFWYAVFNHSFFNSITMIVLLAQKLREYGFM from the coding sequence ATGGCAGCTATATCATATTTGGTGATTATTATAATATTACTTGCCCAGAGTGCCATTGCCTCCAGCTTTAAAATTGATTTGAGCCAGCAGCAGGAGATTGTAACCCATATGTCAGGTATGCCCTTGATAAAATTTGTTTTAATGATGCCTGTAGTTATACTGTTTGCTCCTGTATTGGAGGAATTTGTATTCAGGTGGATGTTTTTTGAGAAAATATTTAAAAAAAGGTTGGGAATATATGCAGCGGCAATACTGAGCAGCCTTATATTTTCATTTGTTCACTTCAGTTTATCTGCATTTTCCATAATATTGTGGATAGGTATTTATAATTGTTATTTAGCTCATAAGAAAGGATTCTGGTATGCTGTTTTTAATCATTCCTTTTTTAATTCCATAACGATGATTGTACTGCTTGCACAGAAACTAAGAGAATATGGATTTATGTAG
- a CDS encoding cation diffusion facilitator family transporter, producing MNKKTMAACLSILSNSSLIIMKLIVGTITGSVSIISEAVHSTIDLTASLVSFFSVRISSKPADIEHPYGHGKFEDVSGVFEGMLILIVSIWIIFEAADRLFHPVNTHQSAIGFTVMFISSGINFLVSRKLYKVAEKEDSMALKADALHLKTDVYTSLGIALGLLLIWVTKLEVLDPLIAIAVSIFILKEAFNLLKSAFNPLVDVKLSDDEILTIKNIISRYNSVFCGFHRLRTRKSGDRRYIDLHLVFPQDMHVKAAHDICDKIENKLSKSLKNTETMIHIESCDNDCNNCNLKERLNCIDTIKK from the coding sequence ATGAATAAGAAAACAATGGCTGCATGTCTTTCTATATTGTCCAACAGCAGTTTAATAATCATGAAATTAATAGTAGGTACTATTACCGGATCGGTAAGTATTATCTCCGAGGCTGTTCATTCTACTATAGATCTAACGGCATCTTTAGTATCTTTTTTTTCTGTCAGAATATCTTCCAAACCTGCAGACATTGAACATCCCTATGGACATGGTAAATTTGAAGATGTATCCGGGGTTTTTGAAGGTATGTTGATTTTAATTGTCTCAATATGGATAATATTTGAAGCTGCAGACAGATTATTTCATCCGGTAAATACTCATCAATCCGCCATTGGATTTACAGTTATGTTCATATCTTCGGGTATAAATTTCCTTGTATCAAGGAAATTATACAAAGTTGCCGAAAAAGAAGATTCCATGGCGCTGAAGGCAGATGCCCTCCATTTGAAAACCGATGTATACACTTCCCTTGGAATTGCACTTGGTCTCTTATTAATATGGGTTACAAAACTGGAAGTTCTTGATCCCCTGATAGCTATAGCAGTTTCCATATTTATTTTAAAAGAAGCTTTCAATCTTTTAAAATCTGCTTTTAATCCATTGGTAGATGTTAAATTGTCTGATGATGAAATACTTACAATTAAAAATATAATATCTAGATATAATTCTGTTTTCTGCGGGTTCCACAGATTGAGAACCAGGAAATCAGGTGATAGGAGATATATTGATCTTCATCTTGTATTTCCTCAGGACATGCATGTCAAAGCTGCACATGATATATGCGATAAAATAGAAAATAAACTGTCAAAGTCACTTAAAAATACGGAAACCATGATTCATATAGAATCCTGCGATAATGACTGCAATAACTGTAATCTTAAGGAACGCCTAAACTGTATAGACACAATAAAAAAATAG